GCTTTGCAGTAAGCGGCAATCTGTTGTACGCAATCCTTCTACTTCCTTGATCATTTTGTCTTGGCTTGCAGCCGTGACAATCGTTTTTGGACTTTTAGGAATTTTTAAGGTAGGAGTAGGTAAAAATGGGCTTTCCTTTTCAAAAGGATTAGCCAGCATATAGGTTTTCTTCCTTAAAAACTCAGAGTATTCCTCAAGAGTAGTATGTTCATTTTGCTCATTTACAGAGATTGGTTTGCCTATACGAACTTTGATTACTCTACGTTTTTGACTAAAAACTTCAGAGGGTAATTTTGCGGTTCTAAAAGTCCCACTAATCTTAGAAAGTAAATAAAACAACCTACTGTTTTTAGCATGAAAATAGATAGGGATAACTGGAACTTGTGCTTTTCTAATGACTTTAATAGCGCCCTCTTCCCAAGGTTTGTCTACCATTAACTTACCATCTTTATAAGTAGAGACTTCACCTGCAGGAAACATACCTAATGGTTTGCCATCACTTAAATGACGGAGTGTCTCTTTAATACCTACCACACTTGATTTTACATCCTTATGATTTTCAAAAGGATTTACAGGCATGATGTATTTTTTTAACGGAGTTATGCGGTGCAATAAAAAATTAGCGATAATTTTAAAATTTGGCTCGCGTTCTAGCATTAATTTTAATAACAAAACCCCGTCAATTCCGCCAAGTGGGTGGTTTGAGATGGTTATATAAGCGCCTTCTTTTGGTAATCTTTTTAAGTCTTCTTCTGGGATTTCGAATTTTATTTTTAAATCATCAAGAACTCCATTCAAAAAAGCGACATCTTCTAGGTGTTTGTTTCTATTGTATACTTTATTCAAGGTAGAGATTTTTAGCACCTTCATTAATATCCAGCCAGAAAACGTACCCAAAACGCCGTACTTGTCTGCATTAATAGCTTTTGCAACTTCTTTTGCGGTAACTAGACCCATGTATTTTTTTTCTTTATTTTAGTGCAAGAAACAAAGATAGCAAAAAACTCCATTTTCTCTATTTTTCTACATCAAACTTCTACTTTTTTGTTACATTTGAAACGTATATTTTTAAACAAGATTTTAAAACTGATACATAAAATTGGGTATTATGGTTCTAAATTAAGCCTGATGATTTTAAATGTTAATTTCAATTTTTTTTCCTGATGAGAATTATTTCATACAATGTAAATGGTATAAGAGCAGCCATTACAAAAGGTTTTCTAGAATGGTTACAGCACGCAAATCCTGATGTTATTTGCCTACAAGAAATTAAAGCTACTGAAGATCAAATTCCAGTTGATGCCATTACGCAAGCAGGTTATCCGTATCAATATTATTATCCAGCTACAAAAAAAGGGTACAGTGGTGTAGCCATTTTGTCTAAAACAAAACCTAATTCGGTTTTTTATGGTACTGGAATTGAGCATATGGATTTTGAAGGACGTAATCTTCGAGCTGATTTTGATTCAGTGTCTATTATGAGTTTGTACTTGCCTTCTGGAACAAATATGGATAGATTGGATCATAAATTTATGTTTATGGATGATTTTCAAAACTACATCAACGAACTCAAAAAAGAGATTCCAAACCTTATTATTTGCGGAGATTACAACATCTGCCATGAAGCAATAGATATTCACGATCCTGTGCGGAATAAAAATGTTTCTGGATTTCTTCCTCAAGAAAGAGCTTGGCTTGATCAGTTTATGAAATCAGGATTTGTAGATAGTTTTAGACATTTTAACAGTGAACCGCATCAATATTCATGGTGGAGTTACCGTGCTGGAGCAAGAGGAAATAATAAAGGATGGAGGATTGATTACAATCTTGTAAGTGAAAATTTAAAACATAAATTAAAAAGAGCTGTAATTTTAGCCGATGCTGTTCACTCAGATCATTGCCCTATTTTGGTCGAAATAGAATAGTAGGATCATAAGCTAGTTCATGCTATTCGCTATAAATGTAATTCACTGAACTCCGATGTAAATAAAAGTTGAATGAAGTATTCTTATTGTTTTTAAAGAAAAACAACAAGGATTTTTACTGCTATCGGGGCTACAAGAATACTCAAAGCTTAATGATTTCGGTCTAATAAACAATTGAATCAACATAAATACTAAAATAAATGATAAAAAAAATTTCAATCGGATTGTTGGTACTCGCATTATCAACATCTTGTGTTTCCAAGAAAATATACAATGATCTAGAAAGTAAATTTACAGATCTTAAAAAAGAAAATAGAACTTTAGCTGATGAAAACGCAGCGTTATCGCAAGCTAAAAACCAACTTGAAATAGACCGAGACGCCTTAAAAGCTGATCTTGATAAATCTACAGTTGCTCTTGCCAAAGCAGCAGCAGATTTAGAAGCAAGTAAAAACAAGTATAAAGTGCTTCAAGATTCCTATACCGCTCTAGAGAAAAATAGTGGTGATGCGCTACAAAGCAACATGAAGAAAAATAGGGATTTGCTGGATCAACTAGATGAAAAAGGGAGAGCACTAGCACTAGAGCAAGAGCGTTTGAGTAAAAGTGCACAAAGACTTAAAGAACTTGAAGATTTGATTGCTGCTAAGGAAGCAAGCATGAAAAAACTAAAAGAAACTTTGTCTAAGGCCTTGAATAGTTTTGAAGGAAAGGGTCTTACTGTTCAACAAAAAAACGGAAAAGTATATGTATCTATGGAGAATAAACTTCTTTTTAACTCTGGGAGTTGGGCAGTAGGATCTGAGGGTAAAAAAGCAGTTGTTGAATTAGGAAAAGTACTGGGAGATAATCCAGATATTTCCGTGCTGATTGAAGGTCACACAGATGATGATGCCTTTACAGCATCTGGCCCTATTGCAGATAACTGGGATTTGTCTACAAAAAGAGCTACAGCAATTGTGGGTATTTTGAGCGAGAATAAAAAAATCAACAAACAAAATTTAACTGCGGCGGGAAGAGGTGAGTTTTCACCTCTTGGAAGTAATTCCACTGCTGAGGGCAAAGCTAAAAACCGTAGAATCGAAATTATCTTAACGCCAAGATTAGATGCTATTGCAGATATGTTGAATGAGATTAATTAATTTTTCTACAGTCAAAAGTCATAAAGTCGTCAATTTAAATAACTGACTTTATGACTTTTGACTTTATAACGTTATGACTTTATGAAATACACTACTTTACCCAATTCTGATGTAAAAGTCAGTAAAATATGTCTGGGAACAATGACTTTTGGTCAACAAAATACTGAGGCTGAGGGTCACGCCCAAATGGATTATGCACATGAAAACGGTATTAATTTCTTTGATACAGCCGAGATGTACTCTGTTCCAGCACGCGAGGAAACTTATGGAAGTACCGAGAAAATTATTGGCTCTTGGTTCAAAAAAACGGGAAAGAGAGACGAGGTAATTTTGGCATCTAAAATAGTAGGTCCTAATGTCAATTTTGGTTACATGCGAGAGAACTTAGATTTTTCACCTGCAAGTTTAACCCATGCCTTAGAGGCAAGTCTTACTAGATTACAAACCGATTATATAGATCTGTACCAATTGCACTGGCCAGAGAGAAAAACCAATTTTTTTGGGCAACGTGGTTTTAAATCACAAGAAGATGCTTGGGAAGATAACATTCAAGCTGTGCTAGAAACCCTCGACGGATTTATAAAACAAGGGAAAATTAAACACATTGGTCTTTCTAACGAGACTCCATGGGGAATTATGCGTTTCTTAGAAGAGGCGAAGTATAAAAACTTACCTAAAATTAAAACCATTCAAAATCCGTATTCTTTATTGAATAGACTTTTTGAAAATGGTTCAGCTGAGATTTGTACAAGAGAACAAGTAGGGTTGCTGGCTTATTCGCCAATGGCTTTTGGAGTTTTGTCAGGTAAGTTTCTTACTGGTGAAAGTCATCCAAATGCTAGACTTTCATTGTTTCCGCAGTTCTCAAGATATAACAGTGCACAAAGTACACAAGCTACACAAATGTATCAGGAAATTGCGGTAAAAAACGGACTTACGCTTACGGAATTATCATTGGCATTTGTCGCGCAACAATCGTTTGTTACCAGCACCATTATTGGCGCGACCAGTTTAGATCAATTAAAAGAAAATTGTAATACCATACACGTAACACTTTCAGATGATATTTTAAAAGCTATTGATGAGGTGCAAGCTTTAATTCCGGATCCGGCACCATAATTTGATAATAGTATTTTTTTAAGAACAACTATTAGCAATGAGCCTTCCTTAACAAAAACTCCAGCAGAAAAATGAATCTTTCGGCTGGAGTTTTTAGTTTTTTTGAGAGATTTAGAAATCAAATTCAGTCCCTGCGGCAAGTGAATCTACTTTTATCAGGGTTGAATCTAGTACTTTGAACTTTATAAAAGAACGTGCAGGTCCTGAGATAAAAATAGGTATTGAAGTATACAAGGTGTCTTCTGGAGTCAAGAGTCCTCTTCGTAACATTATTTTTGTCAAAAAAACTTCCTGTTTTGTTGCAAAATCTTTCAACAATCCTTGATCGTTAAACTGATACATGAATTTCTTTGGACTCGGAATAATTCGAGCCAAGTATAGGCATTCGTTTAGAGACAACTCCGCTGGTGTTTTCTGGAAATAAAACTGACTTGCTTCGCCAATTCCATATACATTTGGACCCCATTCGATAATGTTAAAATACACTTCCAGCATGCGTTCTTTGCTCACAATCCTGTTGTTTTCAAGGATGTAAACTAATAATATTTCTTCTAGCTTGCGCGAAAGTGTTTTTTCTCTGCTCAAAAAAGCATTTTTCACGAGTTGCATGCTAATGGTACTAGCGCCACGAGCAAATTTTTTGGTTCTAATGTTCTTTACGATCGATTGTTTAAAAGCCTCACTGATAAAGCCGCGATGTGAGAAAAACGAAGGATCCTCAGTAGTTAAAACTGATTTTTGTAAGTAAGGCGAAATTTGATCTAATGGGGTGTAATTAGGGTTTGCGGTACCCACAAGTACAGGTCTTTGCAATACGTTATTAATCAAGGCGCGGTATACAAACTCTCCATTGAGCTTGGTTAAGTTCGCGTCGCCATATTTTGTAATTTTTAAGTTTTCTTTCTTTAAAGTACTGTCAAAAACCAAACGGTTGGGTTTGTTTTTATTGAAAGCAAAATCCAATTTATAAGAGAAAGTTCCGCTTGCTTCCATGCCTTTGAAATGCGTAAATAAGCCTTCAGGCAAAGAGGTTATGAAATCCTGAGCCTTCATTTTTGGGATGTTTACCTTGAGTTTGTAGAGCGTGTCAAGAGCAGTGTCATAGGCTAGGTAAGGATGGAATTTTATCTTATTGAGTTGTACGGTTGAAGTACTGTCAATAGAAATAAAATCAGATCCTAATAAAAAACGGTAGTCAAACTTAGCATTTTGCAACACTACATCTTTATTGGCTATTTTAGGATGATTGATTTTTAAATTGGCAATAGCCATAAAACCATCAATGTGTAGCTCATCACCATCTTTGTCAATGTTTTCAAGATTCAATCGTATGGTGTTGAAACTAGTTTTCAGGTTGAAACGTTCATCAAAATAAGGGAGTTTAATGGCGCCAGTATCAATGTTTACAAACTGAATGTCTGCTTTTTTATTTCTTGGATCTGCAAAACCTTTAAGTTTCCACCGTTGTGAGATGGTATTGGTTTCTACTTTTATGGATGTCTCCAATTGTTTATTGGCCAAACGTAGTTTTTGAAAATTGATGTTTGTTTTTTTGCCGTTATCATCTATTTTAAAAGCAAGATTGTCTAGCACCATATCTGTAGGAACTAAATTCAATATTTTGGTGATAAGAGCATAAGCAAATTCGGCATAGTCCCTTTTTTTATTGGTTTTTTCCGCTGAGGGATCCTTTTTCAAGAACGCATCAAAGTTTCTTTTTTTTCCTTTTTTTACTAGTTGGATGTAACCGTTTTGTATGTCTAATGTTCCCAGTTGCACCTCGCCCGAAATTAGTTTTAAGAGGTTAACGGTTGTTTTTATTTTTTCAATTTTAAAAAGGGTATCAGCATCTTTAGGGATTAGTGTGATTTCAGACATACTTAGTCCAGATAAACCATCAAATGAGGCTTTTTTAACGGTGAAACTACTGTTGTATTCTACCGTCATTTCATTTGAAATTTTGTCAAGTGTTTGTTGTAAAACGGCATCTCTAAACACAAAAAAACCTCCTACAATAAGGCATATTACCACGAGGAGTATCTTAAAAAAAAGACCAATTTTTTGTTTTGTGATTTTCATGTTTACTGTATTGATTTGGGGTGGCTAAAATAGCAACTTTTCCCTTGTTTTGTATGCGGTTAACCTAAAGTTTAATAAACCATTAGCATATAAATTGTTTAGGGCTATCTTGCTTTTAAAATTGGTTGTGGTACAAACTACTTATTTTATCACCCTGTTCATGCAGGAATTGTAGAGAAAGCATCACACTATATTTACTCCAGTGCTAGTAATTATGTTTCTGATACAGGCTTGGTGAAAATCGAAAAAGCAGACTTTCCCCTTGTTGATGTCTTGAATTTGAATAATTTTACGAGGTACAATGAATATTGAGTTTGACAAAGTTATGGTGGTGTATCGGATTGGGTACGAATTCGGAGATATTCGCAATGCACCTAGTATTTAACAACGTTTTGTTTTAGAGAACACTTCGTAGAGCGCGAGACAGGTTTAAGCAGTAGAGAATAAACTAAATAATAGACCCCGAAAAAGATTTGGTTATAAAACACCTAACCAAGTATATTTACATAAATTAACAAATCAAGAAAAAGTTTCATATATGACTTGAATCCGCTATTTTAATAGAAAAATTTACATGTATAAATTAAATCTTGTTTTAGTTTACCGCGTTGCAAACGCTATGGATTATTTTTTTGAAAGTAAGATGACACTCGTTACAAACGAGCGCCAGTGGGATATTATAATGAATTTGTTCATCCAACCCCGGGTGTTAGTGGTCCTGGACTAATGAGAATAGTAACGGGACAAAATGGTGAAGTGTGGTTTACAGTCGATCATTACAAATCATTTATATTAATAAAAAAATAAAAAAATGAATTCTTTTAAGTTTTTGCCAAATGTTTTAAATTATAAATCAAGTAACGATTGTGTTTTGGTTATTCCTCCAGAAATTATTGATAAAAATGGATTGTTACAGTACATAAGTTCAAGATTAAGTTTCCCAAATTATTTTGGATATAATTGGGATGCTTTATATGATTGTTTAATAGATTTAAAATGGATTGAACAAAAGAAAATATCATTAATTCATGATGATTTGAATATTTCAAACAATGATGATTTAAAAATTTATCTCAATATTTTAGAAGATGTGGTGACTAATTGGCAAGAATCTGATAAACATTTATTTGAAGTTGTATTTTCAATTAAATTAGAAGATAAGATAAAATTTTTGTTTGAGAATTAACCCGATCTCTCGGATTTGTCCACGCTAGATAGAGCGGAATTTTATTCCGTACCCGTAAAGATTGACAAGTACCACAAAATTACACCCCTAAACCTTAATATGCACTAAGATGATTGATGATAAAAATATATTTGGTTGCTATGTATCTGTTACACAAGCATATCTCGATTCTGACCAAAAAACAAAGGATTTAGCAACAGAGCAAGGACAGTTATTTAGGGCTTATGTATGGAGTGAAAAAGGTATTTGTGAAGTTATTAAGAAGTTGAACCGAGACGATTATGGCAAGGATTTGAAATTAGCTTTGTTTCAATTCTATATAAATCCAATACCAATGATGGGGCAAGCTTTAAAGGATATAGAAAGTTATAGAAAAAAAGAAAAATCTATTGGTATTCCGATAATTGTAAATTATGGTAATTTCTTTAGTAAAAGTGAATCAGAGCGTTATGATTTTTTGAAAGAATCTATTTTGCAAAAATTAGATTTGCTTGGAGAAGTAGTAAAAAAGAAAAAGTTAGATACCAATATGGAGTTATTGAAATCGGATTTAAAAAATATTTTGATTCAGTATATGTAGTCATTAATTAAGCAAGAACAGACAAAACAAGACAGAAATACTCTATTTTAGCTAGTTATGACGATGGAAACAGGGAGTTTTTTTAGGAGCAAACAGTTGGAGTGGCACTGGAGGTATAAAAGAATTTAGCCAAAGAACAGGAGTTTTAGGTATTCATAGTGGCGACTTTAGAGCTACGTATGAAAATGATGGGGGTCATGTTTTAAGTAAACTTGGAGATGCTAACGATAATTATAGAACTGCAGCTTTAAATTTATCTGTTGGGAAATTTACCGCAGGATTTAACTTGTTTACTGGACAAAGAAATACAACTGATCAGGAAACAGAAGGAAAAAAAATATGGTTTTAAAGACCCAATGGGAGTTTGTCACCAAAATTCAGCAACAAACGAACAAGGAACAAAATACAGGCTAGGGGCATTAACTGTTGGTTATGGTGGTTATCGTGTGGGCGTAAATAGTGAACACGTTCGACACGCCATCCAAAATGCAGTTATACACAGAATGATAGGCGATAATGAATTTGTAAATACTTCTTGGAATTGGAAAGTTTATTCTCAATACAGAACATCTAACGGTTTTACATCATGGTAAAAAAAACAATACTATTAGCACTTCTACTTTGTATGGCAAGTTGTTTTTATGCCCGAACTGATTATGGTAATATTAGATTAAAGCCTTATCGGTTTACAATAAAATCAAATTCAAATCCTGATGTTTATAAAATCATTGATACCACAAAATTATATGAATTGGTTGATGCTATAAATATAAAATACAATCAAAGGCCAAACAGTTTAAAAAAGGAGTTTCTAAAATTCTATGCCAATGGTAGAGTTGGAGAATTTGAAGTTTATTATGAGAGTGATATTAAATCATTAGACCCTAAAAAAGCTAAAATGGCATATTACAATTATGATGGTAAAAATTTAGTAATTCAAATTTATTTTGAACACCCACAAGGTGGAGGATTAATCAAAAAGAACTTTAAAGAAATTAAAAGGGATACTTTAGAATTAATTAATGACAGTTATTTGTATCAATACAAAATTCTAGATTTACCCAAAGATTTTTTAATTTACAAGCCTGATTGGTAAGAAAGGATTAAAAAACAAGAAAATACAGCTGGCTCGTTTGTTCATGTTAACTGGTGCTCGATTTTATCGAGTACCAACTTACCTTATGAAAATGAATTGTAGCATTTGCAAAGTGACTTTCCCTTAACTATGGTCCTGAACATTTCTAGGCTAAATCTAGCAGTAATTTGTCTACTTTTTGTTTTTGTGTTCCGTATTTTATTTGTAGCGGAGAGCCTTCGCCCATTCGAGTGAAATATTCCAGTGCTTTATGGGCAAAAAAACGTTTGTGAAAATGAGATAGTTCAGGAACTTGCGGGTATTGTTCATGAAAAAGCATTTCATAATAGGCTTGCCATTCCCTTTCATTTTTATCATGAATGGTGTTTTCAGGCGTTTTTTGTGCCACGTGAATCATCTCATGAAGGAGTAAGTTGAGCATTAAGGGAAGTGGATATTCAAAAGTATTCTCCGGTATCCGAATAATTTGTGGTTCACCCAAAGCACCTTCGGTAGTCATTAGGATGAATTCAGGCTTGGCTTTTTCTCTGAGTTCAAAACCTTTAAAGTTGGGGTGTGTAAGGCCGTATTCTTCTATCAAGAACTTTGCTGCAGCAATAGTTTCCCCCATTTCATGAAAGGAGTTTACAATTTGTAGTTGGTCTTGATAGGTTTTCATTGTTGGGTAGTAGTGCGGTTTATTTCAGTTTTTATAGATGCGAAATGCATGGTAAATATACTTTATTTGTTTTTATTAAATAGGATGCAGTCAAAATGTAGTTGATTTTTATTCCTAGTCAAGTTATTATTTTATCTTCTCTGACTACAAATAAAACAGCCTAACAAAGCAAAAGTTTGTTAGGCTGTTTTAGTATGTAGTTTTGTAGGTTACAGGATCGCTTTGGCTCCAAAGTCAGCTACAAGGTGATCGTCTTCTACGGTGCTTCCGCTTACTCCAATAGCTCCTATTACTTCACCATCATTGTTTTTGATAACAACACCTCCAGGAAAAGTAATCAATCCGCCATTACTGTGCTCAATATTGTATAACGGAGCATCAGGTTTTACTAACGGTGTTAAAGTTGCAGTGTCCATGGTGAACCACGCTGATGTTTTTGCTTTTTTGAATGAAATGTCAATAGATCCTATCCATGCGCCATCCATTCTAGCAAAAGCAACTAAATTTGCACCTGCGTCTACTACGCAAATGTCCATTTTAGTTCCAATTTCTTCTGATTTGTTTTTTGCTGCAGCGATTACTGCTTCTGCTTGTTGTAATGTAATGTTCATTTTTGTATTCTTATTTAATTTTAAATTGGGTACGTAATTCAATTGGGGCAGCACTTAAAGCTTCGCTACTTGTGTATTTTAGTTTTAGTGCTTCGGCTAATTCGTTAAATTGTGCTTCGATCATTCTGCTTACTTCACCCGATATAGGATTGTTGATTTTGAAGATTTTAAATCCATCACCAACGGAGTCAAGTGCTAATTTGACTTCGCATTTATTATCTTTTATAATGTGCTACAATAGTTGCTTTTGCAAGGGTGTTGGCCCATAAATTGTAACCAACTAACTCTGGGTTTGCAGTAGCGTCTAGTCCTAGTTTGTCCGTTTTTAGTGCGTAAACGGTGAAAATATAGGTGTGAATTCCGTGACCAACTGGCGGACATGGACCTCCAAAACCAGTCGCTCCAAAGCTTGTAGTACTTTGTACAGTTCCCGCTGGCATTAAATTTAAAGCTGGATTTCCTGCTTTTGAAACAATTTCATTCACATTGGTTGGGATGTTAAAGGCTACCCAATGCCACCATCCTGCTCCTGTAGGTGCATCTGGATCATAACAAGTAATGGCAAAACTCTTTGTTCCCTCAGGAGCATTTTCCCAACTTAATTGTGGCGATGCATTGTTTCCGTTACAGCCAAATCCATTAAATTCATTTTGAATGGTAAAGGATCCGCCCATATCTTTACTGCTTAGTGTAAATGTTTTTTGAGCAAAAAGAGTACCTGTAAAAAGTAGTACAGCTGATAAAAATAAAATTGATTTTTGCATGATGAATGCTTTTAAATTACAATGCAAAAGTCATTATTATGGAGGTAAACTCTAAAACTAAAAAGTTCAAAAAATGTTGCTAAAAGTTCAAATGTTGATTTGTGATTGTTTGGGAGTAGTTCCGAATTTATTTTTATACGCTTGAACAAAACTCGATAAATTTTCAAAACCTATTACTTCGTAGACATCAGAGGCGCGCATTTTCTTGGTTTGCAACAAGTAAGCCGCATGTTCTAATCTTTTTTCTTGAAACCATCGGATTGGACTTGTTTGAAATTCTTTATCAAAGTTGCGTTTAAAAGTGGAAACACTCATGTTACATAAAAACGAGAGTTCTTGGATGCTTAAATTGTTCAAAGCATTTTTGTGCATCGTGTCTACAAATGATTTTGCCGATGGATTTTGGTGATGTACAAAGTTTAATAAAAAATCGATACCCTTGATTTGTACAAGATACAGTAGAATTTCCTCAAATTTTAACGGCAGCATTTTGTTGATAAAATCAATAGGTTGTGTCTGGAGGTGAATTAAACTCTTAACAATATTTTGAATTACCCGATCGTATTCTGTGATAATAAAAGGATCGTTATTTTGTTTGTGATTGTTCTTGTAATCGTATTTTTTTAGAAAGTCTTCAACGGCTTTGTCTGAAAAAAAAAGCAGCATACTTCGGTAATTTTGACTCATAGAAATGCTTTCGCTCATCAAGCAATTACCCGCTTTGATAATGACAAATTTATCGTTTTCTATGCGTCTTGTATGGCTCTGAGTAACAAGTTCTTTTGTTCCGTTGAGCAGAAAACTAAAAACATTTTTAGAAAGTTGCACCTTGTTTTTATTGATACTTTTTGAAATAAAATATTCATACAGTTGTAGTTCACTATCGCTGTTGGTTTCTATTTGCTCAGGTAAATATTGAATTTCCATTTTATAATTTAAATTTTTCTACAATAAATATAGTTATCCAAATAGCTCACTTGCTACATCTTCTATTTTAGCGACCATCCTAATTTGTATACCCGTGTTTTTTAATGTGATTTTATTGTATTTAGATACAAAAATGGTCGAAAATCCTAGTTTTTCTGCTTCTTGAATGCGCTGATCTACTCGGTTTACAGGACGTATTTCGCCCGAAAGTCCTACTTCGCCAGCAAAACAAAAATCTTTATTAACCGGAATGTCTTCATTTGAAGATAGAATGGCAGCAACAACGGCTAAGTCAATCGCGGGGTCGTCTACCGAAATTCCGCCTGTAATATTCAAAAATACATCTTTGGCGCCAAGCCTAAAACCAGCTCTTTTTTCGAGTACTGCCAAAATCATGTTGAGTCGTTTGGCATTGTATCCTGTGGTACTTCGCTGTGGCGTTCCGTAGACTGCGGTGCTTACGAGTGCTTGAATTTCTATCATCAAAGGACGCATGCCTTCCAGAGTTGAGGCAATTGCGGTACCTGATAATTCCTCGTTTTTGTGCGAAATCAATATTTCAGATGGATTTGCCACTTCTCGTAATCCGCTACCGAGCATTTCATAAATGCCAATCTCGGCCGTAGAGCCAAATCTGTTTTTTAAAGAGCGTAAAATTCGATAAACGTGATTGCGGTCTCCTTCAAACTGCAACACCGTGTCCACCATGTGCTCCAGAATTTTAGGGCCTGCTATGTTTCCATCTTTTGTAATATGACCGATGAGAATCACAGGAATGTTGGTTTCTTTGGCAAATTTTATTAGTTCTGCAGTAGTTTCTCTGATTTGAGAAATACTCCCTGGAGTCGATTCAATATAATCCGTATGCAAAGTTTGAATGGAATCTATAATTACAATCTCTGGTTGAATGGCTTCAATTTGTTTGAAGATGTTTTGTGTCTTGGTTTCGGTCAAGATGTAGCAATTGTCACCGCTTGGTGTTATCCTTTCGGCTCGCATTTTTATTTGTTTCTGACTTTCCTCGCCGGATACGTATAGCGTTTTGTAAGGTAATTTTAAGGAAATTTGCAGCAAAAGCGTACTTTTTCCAATGCCTGGTTCACCGCCTAAAAGAATCAAAGAACCTGGAACAATACCACCACCTAAAACGCGGTTCAATTCGCCATCAGTAGTATCCATGCGAATCTCTTGCGCCGAATCAATTTCATTAATGCGCAATGGTCGTGGTGCTTTGCTAGTAGGAGTGGGCTCACTCTTCCAAGCCACTTTTTCTTGTTTCTGAATTATTTCTTCGGCAATAGTGTTCCATTCTTTGCAAGAATTGCATTGTCCTTGCCATTTGGCATATTGAGAACC
This portion of the Flavobacterium sp. CECT 9288 genome encodes:
- a CDS encoding lysophospholipid acyltransferase family protein, translating into MGLVTAKEVAKAINADKYGVLGTFSGWILMKVLKISTLNKVYNRNKHLEDVAFLNGVLDDLKIKFEIPEEDLKRLPKEGAYITISNHPLGGIDGVLLLKLMLEREPNFKIIANFLLHRITPLKKYIMPVNPFENHKDVKSSVVGIKETLRHLSDGKPLGMFPAGEVSTYKDGKLMVDKPWEEGAIKVIRKAQVPVIPIYFHAKNSRLFYLLSKISGTFRTAKLPSEVFSQKRRVIKVRIGKPISVNEQNEHTTLEEYSEFLRKKTYMLANPFEKESPFLPTPTLKIPKSPKTIVTAASQDKMIKEVEGLRTTDCRLLQSKNYEVFFARASKIPNILHEIGRLREITFREVGEGTNESIDLDKHDQYYHHLFLWDNEANKIAGAYRMGLGAEIYPKYGINGFYLNDLFRFEPELYDMMHKSIEMGRAFIIKEYQQKPMPLFLLWKGIMHTTLRYPEHKFLLGGVSISNQFSDFSKSLMIEFMKSNYYDPYIAQYIHPKKAYKVKLKDADKDFIFNETEADLNKFDKIIDELEPGSLRLPVLIKKYIKQNAKVVAFNVDPLFNNAVDGLMYIRIADIPESTMKPVMEEFQAELERKLAEKED
- a CDS encoding exodeoxyribonuclease III — protein: MRIISYNVNGIRAAITKGFLEWLQHANPDVICLQEIKATEDQIPVDAITQAGYPYQYYYPATKKGYSGVAILSKTKPNSVFYGTGIEHMDFEGRNLRADFDSVSIMSLYLPSGTNMDRLDHKFMFMDDFQNYINELKKEIPNLIICGDYNICHEAIDIHDPVRNKNVSGFLPQERAWLDQFMKSGFVDSFRHFNSEPHQYSWWSYRAGARGNNKGWRIDYNLVSENLKHKLKRAVILADAVHSDHCPILVEIE
- a CDS encoding aldo/keto reductase codes for the protein MKYTTLPNSDVKVSKICLGTMTFGQQNTEAEGHAQMDYAHENGINFFDTAEMYSVPAREETYGSTEKIIGSWFKKTGKRDEVILASKIVGPNVNFGYMRENLDFSPASLTHALEASLTRLQTDYIDLYQLHWPERKTNFFGQRGFKSQEDAWEDNIQAVLETLDGFIKQGKIKHIGLSNETPWGIMRFLEEAKYKNLPKIKTIQNPYSLLNRLFENGSAEICTREQVGLLAYSPMAFGVLSGKFLTGESHPNARLSLFPQFSRYNSAQSTQATQMYQEIAVKNGLTLTELSLAFVAQQSFVTSTIIGATSLDQLKENCNTIHVTLSDDILKAIDEVQALIPDPAP
- a CDS encoding OmpA family protein, with protein sequence MIKKISIGLLVLALSTSCVSKKIYNDLESKFTDLKKENRTLADENAALSQAKNQLEIDRDALKADLDKSTVALAKAAADLEASKNKYKVLQDSYTALEKNSGDALQSNMKKNRDLLDQLDEKGRALALEQERLSKSAQRLKELEDLIAAKEASMKKLKETLSKALNSFEGKGLTVQQKNGKVYVSMENKLLFNSGSWAVGSEGKKAVVELGKVLGDNPDISVLIEGHTDDDAFTASGPIADNWDLSTKRATAIVGILSENKKINKQNLTAAGRGEFSPLGSNSTAEGKAKNRRIEIILTPRLDAIADMLNEIN
- a CDS encoding barstar family protein, giving the protein MNSFKFLPNVLNYKSSNDCVLVIPPEIIDKNGLLQYISSRLSFPNYFGYNWDALYDCLIDLKWIEQKKISLIHDDLNISNNDDLKIYLNILEDVVTNWQESDKHLFEVVFSIKLEDKIKFLFEN
- a CDS encoding ribonuclease domain-containing protein; this encodes MGYYNEFVHPTPGVSGPGLMRIVTGQNGEVWFTVDHYKSFILIKK
- a CDS encoding transglycosylase domain-containing protein, translating into MKITKQKIGLFFKILLVVICLIVGGFFVFRDAVLQQTLDKISNEMTVEYNSSFTVKKASFDGLSGLSMSEITLIPKDADTLFKIEKIKTTVNLLKLISGEVQLGTLDIQNGYIQLVKKGKKRNFDAFLKKDPSAEKTNKKRDYAEFAYALITKILNLVPTDMVLDNLAFKIDDNGKKTNINFQKLRLANKQLETSIKVETNTISQRWKLKGFADPRNKKADIQFVNIDTGAIKLPYFDERFNLKTSFNTIRLNLENIDKDGDELHIDGFMAIANLKINHPKIANKDVVLQNAKFDYRFLLGSDFISIDSTSTVQLNKIKFHPYLAYDTALDTLYKLKVNIPKMKAQDFITSLPEGLFTHFKGMEASGTFSYKLDFAFNKNKPNRLVFDSTLKKENLKITKYGDANLTKLNGEFVYRALINNVLQRPVLVGTANPNYTPLDQISPYLQKSVLTTEDPSFFSHRGFISEAFKQSIVKNIRTKKFARGASTISMQLVKNAFLSREKTLSRKLEEILLVYILENNRIVSKERMLEVYFNIIEWGPNVYGIGEASQFYFQKTPAELSLNECLYLARIIPSPKKFMYQFNDQGLLKDFATKQEVFLTKIMLRRGLLTPEDTLYTSIPIFISGPARSFIKFKVLDSTLIKVDSLAAGTEFDF